A single window of Chitinophaga sp. XS-30 DNA harbors:
- a CDS encoding phosphodiester glycosidase family protein produces MIRNIFCLLAMLPAFAYGQLRWHPSDIHNNGLPSSMKVYETTDSLDGKPFRAFYLEADLRDPQLEFVMRTGDGKRYTPAQYDSIEGPGVLAVINTTFFSFKDNSSLNLVMHNGRVLAVNPLSSTVNNKTVYTTRGAFGISKKRQADIAWVYNVGPKKRAYAYDVPVTPEINGADTVYRQPGKRYPRGAQRWKMKEAAGGGPVLVQNGQPFVTMKEERMGGVKAMHPRSAIGYTADNKLILLVIEGRNKGIAEGATLEQMAKIFTDLHCVEALNLDGGGSSALYVHHQNTIKPSDKGGQRPVPAVLVIRRKS; encoded by the coding sequence ATGATAAGAAACATATTCTGCCTGCTGGCTATGCTGCCGGCGTTCGCCTATGGTCAGCTCCGCTGGCATCCTTCGGATATCCACAACAACGGCCTGCCCTCCTCCATGAAAGTTTATGAAACCACCGATTCCCTCGATGGCAAACCTTTCCGTGCATTTTACCTGGAAGCGGACCTGCGGGACCCTCAGCTGGAATTCGTGATGCGTACCGGCGATGGCAAACGTTACACTCCCGCGCAGTACGACAGCATCGAAGGGCCGGGAGTGCTGGCTGTCATCAACACCACATTCTTCTCTTTTAAAGACAACAGCAGCCTCAACCTGGTGATGCATAACGGCAGGGTGCTGGCCGTCAACCCGCTGTCATCCACCGTCAATAATAAAACCGTGTACACCACCCGCGGCGCATTCGGCATCAGCAAAAAACGGCAGGCGGACATTGCCTGGGTGTATAACGTCGGCCCCAAAAAACGCGCTTACGCCTACGATGTTCCCGTGACCCCGGAGATCAACGGCGCAGACACGGTGTATCGCCAGCCCGGCAAACGCTATCCCCGCGGTGCGCAACGCTGGAAGATGAAGGAAGCAGCAGGCGGAGGCCCTGTGCTGGTGCAGAACGGCCAGCCGTTCGTAACGATGAAGGAAGAAAGGATGGGCGGTGTAAAAGCCATGCACCCGCGCTCGGCCATCGGTTATACGGCGGACAACAAACTGATACTGCTGGTGATCGAAGGGCGGAACAAAGGCATTGCGGAAGGTGCTACACTGGAGCAAATGGCAAAGATCTTTACGGACCTGCATTGCGTGGAGGCCCTGAACCTCGACGGCGGCGGCTCTTCGGCCTTGTACGTGCATCATCAGAACACCATCAAGCCTTCGGACAAAGGCGGGCAAAGGCCCGTTCCCGCGGTGCTGGTCATTCGCAGAAAGTCCTGA
- a CDS encoding HAD family hydrolase, with protein MNVLEQFRHIRTFIFDVDGVLTDGTVQLLPGGEQSRKMNIRDGYALQLAVKSGYRVAIISGGRSESVISRLNGLGINDVFTGVTDKPEKLEDYALEHDLLWEQVLFMGDDIPDYRAMQMCGLPACPADAAPEIKSISKYISPAGGGQGCVRDVIEKVLKLNGHWLLDEGVPSK; from the coding sequence ATGAACGTATTGGAACAATTCCGGCACATCCGCACGTTCATATTCGATGTGGACGGGGTATTGACCGACGGCACGGTGCAATTGCTGCCCGGCGGAGAGCAGAGCCGCAAGATGAACATCCGGGACGGGTACGCGCTGCAGCTGGCCGTAAAATCGGGATACCGCGTAGCCATCATTTCCGGCGGGCGCTCCGAAAGTGTGATCAGCAGGCTGAATGGACTGGGTATCAATGATGTATTCACGGGTGTGACCGACAAACCGGAGAAGCTGGAAGACTACGCCCTGGAGCATGACCTTCTGTGGGAGCAGGTGCTCTTCATGGGAGACGATATCCCCGACTACCGCGCCATGCAGATGTGCGGCCTGCCGGCTTGTCCCGCTGACGCCGCGCCGGAGATCAAAAGCATTTCAAAGTATATTTCACCCGCCGGTGGCGGGCAGGGCTGCGTTCGCGATGTGATCGAAAAAGTGCTGAAGCTGAACGGCCACTGGCTGCTGGATGAGGGCGTCCCCTCCAAATAA
- the lipA gene encoding lipoyl synthase, giving the protein MQELPVIAAEPAAPRVKKPDWLRVKLPIGENYRQVRNLVDTHKLHTICESGNCPNMGECWGAGTATFMILGNICTRSCGFCAVATGRPEAVDWDEPQRVAEAIYLMKVKHAVITSVDRDELKDGGSIIWANTIKAVRALNPQTTMETLIPDFRGVWENLERVIEVAPEVVSHNLETVERMTKQVRIQAKYHRSLEVIRRLKAGGMRTKSGIMLGLGETKEEVVQAMQDLYDNGCDVVTLGQYLQPTPKHLPVVRFVHPDEFAELREIGYGMGLDYVEAGPLVRSSYHAEKHIFSGRK; this is encoded by the coding sequence ATGCAAGAATTACCCGTAATCGCGGCCGAACCGGCTGCGCCGAGAGTGAAAAAGCCCGACTGGCTGAGAGTGAAACTGCCGATCGGAGAGAATTACAGGCAGGTAAGGAACCTGGTAGACACTCATAAACTACATACCATCTGTGAAAGCGGCAATTGTCCCAATATGGGCGAATGCTGGGGTGCCGGTACGGCCACTTTCATGATCCTCGGAAATATATGTACCCGCAGCTGCGGATTTTGCGCGGTAGCCACCGGCAGGCCCGAAGCGGTTGACTGGGATGAGCCGCAGCGTGTTGCGGAAGCCATCTACCTGATGAAGGTGAAACATGCGGTGATCACTTCGGTGGACCGTGATGAGCTGAAAGACGGCGGTTCCATCATCTGGGCCAATACCATCAAAGCCGTTCGTGCCCTCAACCCGCAAACCACCATGGAAACCCTGATCCCCGACTTCAGGGGGGTATGGGAGAACCTGGAGCGCGTGATTGAAGTGGCCCCGGAAGTGGTATCCCACAACCTGGAAACTGTGGAGCGCATGACCAAACAGGTGCGCATACAGGCAAAATACCACCGCAGCCTCGAAGTGATCCGCCGCCTGAAAGCAGGGGGCATGCGCACCAAGAGCGGCATCATGCTGGGCCTTGGCGAAACAAAAGAAGAAGTGGTGCAGGCGATGCAGGACCTCTATGATAATGGCTGCGATGTAGTGACCCTGGGGCAATATCTCCAGCCCACTCCCAAACATCTGCCCGTTGTACGGTTCGTGCATCCTGATGAATTTGCGGAACTGCGCGAGATCGGCTATGGTATGGGGCTTGATTATGTAGAGGCCGGGCCGCTGGTACGCTCTTCCTATCATGCGGAAAAGCATATTTTCAGCGGACGGAAATAA
- a CDS encoding nucleoside triphosphate pyrophosphatase, which translates to MYVGKPVILASQSPRRKQLLEQAGIPFEVKVSEAEESFPPEMPIPDVPVHIARQKALAVAPFYSPSEIIVAADTIVVLDGAIIGKPADRADAIRILSILSGRVHEVITGVVIRYEGREDSFSQVTEVHFKPLNEEQIAYYVDHYHPFDKAGAYAIQEWIGAVGIDRINGCFYNVMGLPVSQVSERLSAL; encoded by the coding sequence ATGTACGTTGGCAAACCTGTCATACTGGCTTCGCAATCCCCACGGCGCAAACAGCTGCTCGAGCAGGCCGGTATCCCGTTTGAAGTGAAAGTAAGCGAAGCGGAGGAATCCTTCCCCCCGGAAATGCCCATCCCTGATGTGCCGGTACACATCGCCAGGCAGAAAGCCCTGGCGGTAGCGCCCTTCTACAGCCCATCGGAAATTATCGTAGCGGCGGACACCATTGTGGTGCTGGATGGCGCCATCATCGGCAAACCGGCAGACCGTGCGGACGCAATACGGATACTCTCCATCCTGAGCGGAAGGGTGCATGAGGTCATTACCGGCGTCGTGATCCGGTATGAAGGCAGGGAAGACTCCTTTTCCCAGGTGACGGAAGTGCATTTCAAACCCCTGAACGAAGAACAGATCGCCTATTATGTAGATCACTATCACCCCTTTGACAAAGCCGGGGCCTATGCCATCCAGGAGTGGATCGGCGCCGTGGGTATAGACCGCATCAACGGATGCTTTTATAATGTCATGGGGTTACCCGTCAGCCAGGTTTCCGAACGGCTTTCCGCATTATAA
- a CDS encoding OsmC family protein, with translation MQTAAILYNGELRTTATHLRSGTVIETDAPVDNNGKGERFSPSDLVATALGCCMLTIMGIKARDKGWSIDGTKVSVEKIMGTEPRRITGINIVFDFPSGHGLEEKDRKILENVAYTCPVEYSIHPDIKREVTFNW, from the coding sequence ATGCAAACAGCAGCGATCCTTTACAATGGCGAACTCAGAACTACAGCTACGCACCTCCGCTCCGGAACCGTGATAGAAACCGATGCTCCGGTAGATAATAACGGGAAGGGGGAACGCTTCTCTCCCAGTGACCTTGTAGCTACCGCGCTGGGTTGCTGTATGCTGACCATCATGGGGATCAAAGCACGGGACAAGGGCTGGAGCATAGACGGCACGAAAGTAAGTGTGGAAAAGATCATGGGCACCGAGCCGCGCCGCATCACCGGCATCAATATCGTATTCGATTTCCCGTCAGGCCACGGACTGGAGGAAAAGGACCGGAAGATCCTGGAGAATGTGGCTTATACCTGTCCCGTTGAGTACAGCATCCACCCGGATATCAAACGCGAGGTGACCTTTAACTGGTAG
- a CDS encoding PLP-dependent aspartate aminotransferase family protein codes for MKPSTQLIHSIPVDELTGAISVPIYQTSTFVQESPGINKGFEFSRANNPTRKVLEDLICGLEEGYAGFAFASGMAAIDAVLKLLKTGDEILAVEDTYGGIFQIFHHMFERFGIKVNFVDTSDIDKVLETITPKTCIIWLESPTNPTLKISDIKSISKIAKQHNILLVVDNTFSTPLLQKPIPLGADIVIHSASKYLAGHSDVLAGLVVVNSKTLADQLKYNQNISGSILSPFEAWLTIRGIETLSLRLEKHCANAMAVASWLAEHPAVDKVFYPGLATHKHHHIARRQQKGYGGMVSFSLKEDQLKNAIRIVNATKLFRLAESFGGVKSMLSHPVTMTHRNIPEDFRRKAGVQDSCIRLSVGIEDAEDLINDLKQALDKLNQPRGKQITVLQ; via the coding sequence ATGAAACCATCCACACAACTGATTCACAGTATTCCGGTAGATGAACTGACCGGCGCCATTTCGGTGCCGATCTACCAGACCTCTACATTCGTACAGGAAAGCCCCGGGATCAACAAAGGGTTTGAATTCTCCCGCGCCAACAACCCTACGCGAAAAGTGCTGGAAGACCTCATCTGCGGTCTCGAAGAAGGATATGCCGGTTTTGCCTTCGCCAGCGGCATGGCTGCCATCGATGCAGTGCTCAAACTCCTGAAAACAGGGGACGAGATACTGGCAGTGGAAGATACCTACGGCGGCATCTTCCAGATATTCCATCATATGTTCGAACGCTTCGGTATTAAAGTGAACTTCGTAGACACCAGTGATATCGACAAAGTGCTGGAAACCATCACGCCGAAAACATGCATCATCTGGCTGGAATCACCGACCAACCCGACACTGAAGATCTCCGATATCAAATCCATCAGCAAGATCGCGAAGCAGCACAACATCCTGCTGGTAGTGGACAATACCTTCTCCACTCCCCTGCTGCAAAAGCCGATCCCCCTGGGGGCGGACATCGTGATACACAGCGCCTCCAAATACCTCGCCGGGCATTCGGACGTACTGGCGGGCCTCGTGGTCGTGAATTCAAAAACACTGGCGGACCAGTTGAAATACAATCAGAACATTTCCGGCAGCATCCTAAGTCCCTTCGAAGCCTGGCTGACCATCCGCGGCATAGAAACGCTGTCGCTCCGCCTGGAGAAACATTGCGCCAATGCCATGGCTGTAGCCAGCTGGCTGGCGGAACATCCGGCGGTAGACAAAGTATTCTACCCCGGGCTTGCCACGCACAAACATCATCACATTGCCCGCAGGCAACAGAAAGGATATGGGGGTATGGTAAGCTTCTCCCTGAAAGAAGATCAGCTCAAGAATGCCATCCGCATTGTGAACGCCACCAAGCTCTTCCGCCTCGCCGAAAGTTTCGGCGGCGTGAAAAGCATGCTCAGCCATCCGGTGACCATGACGCACCGCAATATCCCTGAAGATTTCCGCCGCAAAGCAGGCGTGCAGGATTCCTGCATCCGCCTGTCCGTAGGCATTGAAGACGCAGAAGATCTCATCAACGACCTTAAACAGGCGTTGGATAAACTTAACCAGCCAAGAGGCAAACAAATTACTGTACTGCAATAA
- a CDS encoding geranylgeranylglycerol-phosphate geranylgeranyltransferase — MNLLAAFFRMVRYPNLIYIALTQFLLQYCVVEPVLLNSGSAPSLSFPHFLMLCCSTILVAAGGYIINDYFDINIDLVNKPEKMVVDKIINRRWAMAWHTILNMAGVSLGFLVAFQIGQFYLGFVQVICTLLLWFYSTSFKRQVLIGNVVISILTALSVVVVGFYERQIYESFEAIMSFEGRKLIKIIGVYALFAFVLSMIREIVKDLEDMIGDSKDGCRTLPIVWGVKKAKRFTMGMMFALALLLIVITIVTLTKGWYLAAGYIFLFVLFPFVWFVQKPFMSAYQPEHYHRISTWIKVMMLTGILSMVFFKIML; from the coding sequence ATGAACCTTCTGGCAGCATTTTTCAGAATGGTCAGGTATCCCAACCTGATCTACATTGCACTCACGCAGTTTTTGCTGCAATACTGCGTGGTGGAGCCGGTATTGCTGAACAGCGGTTCCGCCCCCTCCCTTTCCTTCCCGCACTTCCTCATGCTTTGCTGCTCCACGATCCTCGTAGCCGCAGGGGGATACATTATTAATGACTATTTCGACATCAATATAGACCTGGTCAACAAACCGGAAAAGATGGTGGTAGACAAGATCATCAACCGCCGCTGGGCCATGGCCTGGCACACCATATTAAATATGGCCGGTGTGTCCCTCGGTTTCCTCGTCGCCTTCCAGATCGGGCAATTCTATCTCGGGTTTGTTCAGGTGATCTGTACCCTGCTGCTGTGGTTCTATTCCACTTCCTTCAAAAGGCAGGTGCTTATCGGCAATGTGGTCATTTCCATCCTTACCGCCCTCAGCGTGGTAGTGGTAGGGTTTTATGAGCGGCAGATCTATGAAAGCTTCGAAGCTATCATGTCCTTTGAAGGCAGGAAGCTGATCAAGATCATCGGCGTGTATGCGCTGTTCGCCTTTGTGCTTTCCATGATCCGGGAGATCGTGAAAGATCTCGAAGATATGATCGGGGACAGCAAGGACGGTTGCCGCACCCTGCCCATCGTATGGGGGGTGAAAAAAGCCAAGCGGTTCACCATGGGGATGATGTTCGCCCTGGCGCTGCTGCTGATCGTCATCACCATCGTTACGCTCACCAAAGGATGGTACCTGGCGGCTGGATACATTTTCCTGTTCGTGCTGTTCCCCTTTGTATGGTTCGTGCAGAAACCGTTCATGAGCGCTTATCAGCCCGAACATTATCACCGGATCAGCACCTGGATAAAAGTGATGATGCTTACCGGCATCCTGTCTATGGTCTTCTTTAAAATCATGTTATAA
- a CDS encoding DUF2851 family protein gives MSVDPLFPEELLQYIWQSGLFNHCELATIAGEPLNIISRGRLNRNAGPDFTAARIRIGDVEWAGNVELHYRTSDWRRHGHHRNPRYDNVILHVVFEHDSAWNDMPCLELQHRIPKVLLQRYQALKQSEAFVPCAPMLARVPEPAWIGWEAALMEERLERKVGMLYNWLQQSRFNWEEVCFRAMAQGFGMPVNTEAFLQLALSMPFMLLARQRAHPDRLEALLFGQAGMLTGQFKDAYPQQLQEEYRFLQHKYQLQPMPAHGWNWLRMRPSAFPTMRIACFAALLHQTPHLFSRLLEMESADQAEQLFYVAPSPYWADHYRFDIPSVRTAGIGKGTVQHMLINAVIPLLYLYGKHMGLPVYRERALHFLRQLPAENNRIIRGWRQHVPVNSAWDSQALLQLKQYYCEEKRCLECGIGRVLLEECGR, from the coding sequence ATGTCTGTTGACCCGTTGTTCCCTGAGGAATTGCTTCAGTATATCTGGCAATCCGGTTTGTTTAACCACTGTGAGCTCGCCACTATAGCGGGAGAGCCACTCAATATCATCAGCAGAGGCCGGCTTAACCGTAATGCCGGGCCTGATTTTACGGCTGCCCGTATCCGCATCGGCGATGTGGAGTGGGCGGGCAATGTAGAATTGCACTACCGCACGTCGGATTGGCGCCGGCATGGCCATCATCGTAACCCGCGATACGATAATGTGATCCTGCATGTGGTATTCGAGCATGACAGCGCCTGGAACGATATGCCTTGTCTGGAATTGCAGCACCGCATCCCTAAAGTGCTGTTGCAGCGATACCAGGCCCTGAAGCAAAGCGAGGCATTCGTCCCGTGCGCACCCATGCTGGCCCGTGTGCCGGAACCCGCCTGGATTGGCTGGGAAGCTGCACTGATGGAAGAACGGCTTGAGCGGAAGGTGGGCATGCTGTATAACTGGCTGCAGCAGAGCCGTTTCAACTGGGAGGAGGTTTGTTTCCGTGCTATGGCGCAGGGTTTTGGCATGCCGGTGAATACGGAGGCCTTCCTGCAGCTGGCTTTGTCCATGCCCTTTATGTTACTGGCAAGGCAACGCGCTCATCCGGACCGGCTGGAAGCCCTGTTGTTCGGTCAGGCTGGCATGCTCACCGGCCAGTTCAAAGACGCCTATCCGCAGCAGTTGCAGGAGGAATACCGGTTCCTGCAGCATAAGTACCAGCTGCAGCCGATGCCTGCGCATGGCTGGAACTGGCTGCGCATGCGGCCATCGGCATTCCCTACCATGCGGATCGCGTGTTTTGCCGCGTTGCTGCATCAGACCCCCCATTTATTTTCGCGTCTCCTGGAAATGGAAAGCGCGGATCAGGCGGAACAATTGTTCTACGTAGCACCGTCCCCGTATTGGGCGGACCACTACCGGTTCGATATTCCTTCCGTCCGCACGGCAGGGATCGGTAAAGGCACAGTACAGCATATGCTGATCAATGCCGTGATACCGCTGCTTTACCTGTATGGGAAACATATGGGGCTGCCAGTTTACCGGGAAAGGGCATTGCATTTCCTGCGACAGCTGCCGGCGGAGAATAACCGGATCATCCGCGGATGGAGGCAGCATGTGCCGGTAAACTCCGCATGGGATTCCCAGGCATTGCTGCAACTGAAGCAATATTATTGCGAGGAGAAGCGATGCCTGGAATGTGGTATCGGGAGGGTATTGCTGGAGGAATGTGGCAGATGA
- a CDS encoding Rossmann-like and DUF2520 domain-containing protein gives MDIVIIGAGNVAHCFGHLMKLHGHHVKQVISRRKEHARELAELLGGGYTDDLLDIDMEADVYLLAVGDSVIPEMNDQLRLGRRIVVHTAGAVPMSAISRISTNTGVMYPLQSIRKEVKSYPAIPILLEAGNEEVQKRLFALAQSISSTIAVMNSAQRLQMHLAAVFCNNFTNHLIALAKFYCEQEGRDFSLLTPIIRETFLRLDKFPPESVQTGPALRQDEQTMTLHQSILEHYPSMQQIYPMLSESIYQFHHSGE, from the coding sequence ATGGATATAGTAATTATCGGGGCCGGGAATGTGGCGCATTGTTTCGGGCATCTGATGAAGCTGCACGGCCACCATGTGAAGCAGGTGATCAGCCGGCGGAAGGAGCATGCGCGGGAACTGGCGGAGCTCCTGGGGGGCGGGTACACGGATGATCTGCTGGATATAGATATGGAGGCCGATGTGTACCTGCTGGCCGTGGGAGACAGTGTGATCCCGGAAATGAATGACCAGCTGCGGCTGGGCAGGCGCATTGTGGTGCATACGGCGGGGGCGGTGCCCATGTCGGCCATTTCCCGCATTTCCACCAATACCGGTGTCATGTACCCCCTGCAAAGCATCCGGAAAGAGGTGAAAAGCTATCCCGCCATCCCCATTCTCCTGGAAGCCGGTAACGAAGAGGTGCAGAAACGGCTGTTTGCCCTGGCCCAGAGCATTTCTTCCACCATTGCCGTGATGAATTCCGCCCAGCGGCTGCAGATGCACCTGGCGGCGGTATTCTGCAATAATTTCACCAATCACCTCATCGCCCTGGCCAAATTCTATTGTGAGCAGGAAGGACGGGATTTTTCCCTGCTGACGCCTATTATCCGGGAAACCTTTCTGCGGCTGGACAAGTTTCCGCCGGAAAGCGTGCAGACGGGGCCGGCTTTAAGGCAGGATGAGCAGACGATGACCCTCCACCAGTCCATTCTCGAACATTACCCCTCCATGCAGCAGATATACCCCATGCTGTCTGAAAGCATCTATCAGTTCCATCATTCGGGGGAGTGA
- a CDS encoding homoserine dehydrogenase, which produces METKNINLGIFGFGCVGQGLYEVLNRTKGINARIKKICIKDPNKPRPIDMSYFTTDPDEILDDPTIDVVVELINETEAAFSIVSKALKNGKAVVSASKRMIAENLPALYQLQVDNKVPFLYEASSCASIPIIRNLEEYYDNDLLNAVEGICNGSTNYILTRIFEDNMSFADALKKAQELGFAETDPSLDVEGYDPKYKIVILLLHAFGTFVRPEEVFNFGIDHLNDFDIQFARQRNCTIKLIGNCRRQNGSVNAYVLPHLIREHNLLYDVYNEYNGVLLESAFTDKQFFVGKGAGGTATGSAVLSDISALLYNYRYEYKKIKQSNQPTFTNDVQLKVYIRYKTPDQVDLTGFYNISEKYESSEYRYVVGTINLQKLKDAAWLKNKDVNLLVLEH; this is translated from the coding sequence ATGGAAACAAAGAACATCAATCTCGGCATTTTCGGTTTCGGCTGTGTTGGCCAGGGACTGTATGAAGTGCTGAACAGAACGAAAGGTATCAACGCCAGGATCAAGAAGATCTGCATCAAGGACCCTAACAAGCCGCGTCCGATCGATATGAGCTATTTCACAACGGACCCGGACGAGATCCTCGACGACCCCACCATCGATGTGGTAGTGGAACTGATCAATGAAACGGAAGCTGCCTTCAGCATCGTGAGCAAAGCGCTGAAGAACGGGAAAGCCGTGGTGAGCGCCAGCAAAAGGATGATCGCGGAAAATCTGCCTGCACTGTATCAGCTGCAGGTGGACAATAAAGTGCCTTTTCTGTATGAAGCGTCCAGCTGCGCCAGCATTCCCATCATCCGCAACCTGGAAGAATATTACGATAACGATCTGCTCAATGCCGTGGAAGGTATCTGCAACGGCTCTACGAACTATATCCTTACCCGGATATTCGAAGACAATATGAGCTTCGCCGACGCGCTGAAAAAAGCCCAGGAACTCGGTTTCGCAGAAACCGATCCTTCGCTGGATGTGGAAGGATATGATCCGAAATACAAGATCGTCATCCTCCTCCTGCATGCCTTCGGCACCTTTGTGCGGCCGGAAGAAGTATTCAACTTCGGCATCGATCACCTGAACGATTTCGATATACAATTCGCCCGGCAACGCAATTGCACCATCAAGCTGATCGGCAACTGCCGCCGCCAGAACGGCAGCGTCAACGCCTATGTGCTTCCGCATCTCATCCGAGAGCATAACCTGCTCTATGATGTGTATAACGAATACAACGGCGTATTGCTCGAAAGCGCATTCACCGACAAGCAATTCTTCGTTGGCAAAGGCGCGGGCGGCACCGCCACGGGCAGCGCCGTACTGAGCGATATCTCCGCCCTGTTGTACAATTACCGCTACGAGTATAAAAAGATCAAACAATCCAATCAGCCCACGTTTACCAATGATGTACAGCTGAAGGTCTATATCAGGTATAAAACACCTGACCAGGTGGACCTTACCGGCTTCTACAACATCTCCGAGAAATATGAATCATCGGAATACCGGTATGTTGTAGGCACCATCAACCTGCAAAAGCTGAAAGATGCCGCATGGCTGAAGAACAAAGACGTGAACCTGCTGGTGCTGGAACATTAA
- a CDS encoding SdpI family protein, producing MGFMIRRYPPRSMKTWYGYRTFSSTINKQTWDEANQYAAYVSRIMGCILIPFGLLAGIVFKTQSDIFLYVTVSPVIFCALLLTGLTEWHLLQVFDEDGERRNK from the coding sequence ATGGGATTCATGATCCGCAGGTACCCGCCACGCAGCATGAAAACGTGGTACGGATACCGTACTTTCTCCTCTACGATCAACAAGCAAACTTGGGATGAAGCCAATCAGTATGCCGCTTATGTGTCGCGTATCATGGGCTGTATCCTGATCCCTTTCGGTCTGCTGGCCGGGATCGTCTTCAAAACCCAATCCGATATTTTCCTGTATGTCACCGTTTCTCCCGTCATCTTTTGCGCGCTGCTGCTTACGGGACTAACCGAGTGGCATCTGCTGCAGGTGTTTGACGAAGATGGGGAAAGGAGAAACAAGTGA